Below is a window of Brassica napus cultivar Da-Ae chromosome A5, Da-Ae, whole genome shotgun sequence DNA.
TAGCCGGTAAACCCTATCTATGGTTCGACCAGGTCTTGACCAGCCGAATCAGGCTCATCCTCAGGGTGACGGAAACAACAAGGCACATATTCAGCCAAACATACCAACGGGTATACCGGTCGATAACCAAACACAAAACCGTTGGAATTCCGATCTATTCGACTGCATGAACGACAGTGAAAACGGTTAGTTAactttacaaaacaaaatcacaaacaAAATAACGGAAtcttatacataaaaatattatatacgaTTTAtatgtgttgttgttgtggtGCGTTGGATCAGCTGTGATAACATTTATAGTTCCGTGCGTCACGTTTGGACAGATCGCTGAAATTGTTGACGAAGGCGCGACAAGTAAGTTATTGGTTCATACATACATGCacaaaaatgtttaatattatCATAGAACCTCATTTGTGTATCAATTATCATACAGCTTGTGCGATTGGTGGGGTGTTGTATGGAGCGATATTTCTAACTTTGTTCCCGTCCGTGTACTCATCCCTATTCCGGGCCAAGATAAGAAACAAATACGGGTTACCGGATGCTCCAGCTCCAGATTGGCTCACTCACTTATTCTGTGAGCCTTGTGCTCTTTGTCAAGAGTATCGTGAGCTCAAACACCGTGGTTTTGACCCCAAAATTGGTAAATTTTCATTATTATGAATACATTCACATTCactcattaaaataaataatcttccaattttttttctatgtttccGATTACCAGATGAAAAACTTTGATTTGATTTGCTTTTCTTAgccaaaaaaaactttgttttgCTTTCTTTTGTTGTTATTCATTTTGTGAAGATAGATCGTGTTTTTATAACCAGAGGTGGTCTAAATTTACTACTATTAATTGGTGCAATAGGGTGGGCTATGAATGTGCAAGCACAACAGCAAGAGATGATGGCTCCTCCAACAGGTCAACGAATGATGGGTTGACTTTGATGGCTTGACTTAAAAGGAATGTTTGTTCTATTTTATCACAACATGATTCaaagatcataataaatcaaagaatgatttttaaatttgtctttttgttacttttttgtGATATGGCAAGTGTCTAATACGGTAAACAactcttttatttatatatttgatggCCAAAATAAGTGCAAGGCAGCGATGCCATGTTCCCTCGTTGGCGCCCATGAACAAACATGAGTGTTGCAAAACAAATTCTAGAAAACATTTTCGATTAGTTTccagaaaataagaaaaattgattctattttttttttgagcaacaagaaaaaattattcaataCACTTATACACACTTCCGAGTTAAATgtgaaaatgatttttctaaACATTTAGGATATAAGTTCTAAAAGGCCCAAATATTAAAAGGCCAATCATAGTACTTAATAAAGCCCAAATACAATTCACGTTTTTCTTACATTGTTCGACTTTAGAATGGTGGAGTGGTGGTTGACTCAAGTTAACAACAATCCTTGTCTCATCCGAAAATCGCTGCCGCCTACCTCGTTGGATTGTGAGTTCGCTTCTCCACTCTCCAGCCACTCATACAATACGCTGAGAACCATGTTCACGTCTCTCTCTGTTCCTTCCTCGCTTCCTTCTTCATTGTCTTTCTCTTTAGTCGCCGTTAAAACTCCTCCGGTCGCCGCGCATATTGTTCCCCGCCGTGATCTCGTCTCTCTGCGCATCAGGGCTAGCAAGAACGGTTCGCCGGATTACCTTTTTCACGAAAAGCTCAAATCTTTCGCCAAATCAGCGATTCTAATCGGAGCTGCTGTTTCCATGACCGGAAAGCTCTCAACTTTACCGGCGAAAGCGGAATCTCCGGTTACCACCACCGAGGAATTGAAAGACGAGAATGTCTCGTCTGAGATCGAGCCCACTTCGCCGTTAACGGAGCTTCTAGAATCCACCCCAGAAGCTGTCAAAACGCTGAGATCACTGCTTCAGCAGAAGCTAGAGaacggagaagacgaagaagctctCAAGCTCTTAGAGAGACTCGTAACCGCACAGCCTGACGAAACAGAGTGGAAGTTTTTAATGGCGAGGCTATTAGGTGAAATGGGTCGTACCGAAAACGCACGCCAAGTGTTCGAGGAAATTCTCCAACGAAACCCACTCTCGTTCGAGGCCTTGTTCGAGAACGCGTTGCTCATGGACAGGTCCGGGGAAGGAGACGCGGTGCTGCAGAGGCTGGAGGATGCGTTAGCTGTGGCTGAGGCCGAGAATATGGTGAAGGAGATTAGGGACGTGAGGCTGATCATTGCGCAGATACAGTTCTTGCAGAAGAATGTTGATGAGGCGTTGAGGAGCTACGAGCAGCTGACGAGAGAGGATCCTAAGGATTTTAGGCCGTATTTTTGTAGAGGTATGATTTATAGTTTGCTTGATAAGAACGTTGAAGCTAAGGAGCAGTTTGCGAAGTATAGAGAGCTGTCTCCGAAGAAGTTTGAAGTTGAAGGGTATTTGAGAACTCCATTGTCTAAAATGAAGCTCTTTGGTAGTGGTGAAGATAATTGAGTTTGAGTTAGAATAATAGCTCTTATATCTGGAGAATAAGACAAGGAAGACTAGATTGTTTTCCTGAGAGATTACGTTGGAGTTACTTATAaagcaaaattaatttttttttaatgttttgagttaaaatttatgaatttgtgatttattttttgtttaatcctagggctgttcaatatggtaaaaccgtaccgaaccgaattagacaatatggtttggttttggtatataccatataaaccgaatggatataattttataaaaaccgtaggatttagatatggtttggtatataaccgattaaaccgaataaaccgaacaaaaccgattaaaagtagaaacacgtaaatatgtatctattttataacaatacatgaaaatctatttgttacataagttaaatttgtgttaataactattaccataattttatagtaataaagaaccttaatttgtaaaacacttgaaccataattaaataacaatacatcgcaatttagatatcttattttctaagtattcttttgatctttttgctttattttagttttcactaaattaatatgaagattataaatttgatggataataattaatgaaaattttttacaacttttttctgtaaacaaacagagtttcgtgttcaattgagaaaacatgactttaatgaacactaaatagggaagagtggaaaaacatttctttcatatttctgttttgtttcatatttttattttcaaaatttcaagctttgattttaattatagatttgattattttatttgatggtagaagcatttttacttttttttttcatttatttgaacatgtaatatatttttaataaatgactatgtTGACAATATAACTCTAAAATTCTTataactaggataagatccgcgccttgcgcgggattaagttattatttttattatattttggagaatgaaacaatagtttggcttcatttggattacgggtgttcaatccgaatatcgggttggtttcggttcggttcggtttttttcggtatttggttagtaaaatataactactattctaaatccatatttactttgactttagtctttcacatacttttgaaagatttcaactggacgactaaattgatcagccaatcttattgctttaaatcattagtgtttatatatatatatatatattatttagtttgaatatttattaaataaaaattcatatgcgttatattttatgatcatttgtaacttattataacaaaaaaataatctattgatcacaaaattttcagagtgggaatattcaaatttctaataatatatagacgttttgaaaaattcaaatataacatataagaaaaaatataaatgtttttattatatatttaatgtgattttttaatatctttcaataatataaaattaaaaaaaaagaactaagataccaaaattgttatcaaatatttattattcataataattaattttcatatatacgttaatcatattaggtaatttcgtagcttctaattaaggaaagtgcaaaaacaattttggtagattatttatcaattcgatagttagtttaataaaaaatataatgtaagtcaagatggaccaacctatttttctaagaatagtatattttatatagtcatttattaaatgagaatttataatcatacagttctatgatcattcatatcattttataactgaatatttaaatcatcgataacaaaattttcaatgtgaaatctttaataagtttataatttataaatgtttttgaaaattcattgaaagttttaatattaaaatatttatgtaatcttatggtatatagtataatctatatatatatataaatatatatgttttattattaaatgatattttttactcatatggttttaaaataatgtgtatcttcttataatattaaataaaagttcatattaatacaattttatgatcatttgtaacttattatgacaaaaaaaataatctattgatcacaaaattttcagagtggggatcttcaaatttctaataatttatagacgttttgaaaaattcaaaatataacatataagaaaaattataaatgtttttattatatatttaatgtgattttaaatatattttaataatataaaattaaaaaaagaactaagatacaaaaattgttatcaaatatttattattcattataattaattttcacatatacgttaatcatattaggtaatttcgtagcttttatttaaggaaagtgcaaaatattttttggtacgttatttatcaattcgatagttagtttaataaaaagtgtaatataagttaagatggaccaacctatttttctaggaatagtatattttgtatagttatttattaaataagaatttataatcatacggttctatgatcgttcatatcgttttataacaaaatatttaaatcatcgataacaaaattttcaatctgaaatctttaataagtttataatttataaatgttcttgaaaattcattgaaagttttaatattaaaatatttatgtaatcttatggtatatagtgtttaatatatatatatatatatttatttattttattattaaatgatattttttactcatatggttttaaaatcatgtgtatcttcttataataaaaatgttaaaccattgatcattaatttttaacataataattttaatagttttagtcatttattgtcgtttttaaaaattcaaaatataacatatacgaaaaaatctaaattttatttgtatagctaatttgattgtttaatttattttaataatataaaattaaacaaaaaatgatggaggagatatacattgttatcaaatatttattattaaactcattaattgtcatatatatattagtcatttatggtaattccgtaggttttatttaaggaaagaaaatatcatatcatatcattatatcatatagtttgaccaacttatatatctaacaacatataaaaatcgaatgtggacctacttatttttcaattggatgtaattgactacctaattg
It encodes the following:
- the LOC111215934 gene encoding protein PLANT CADMIUM RESISTANCE 4-like, with the protein product MVRPGLDQPNQAHPQGDGNNKAHIQPNIPTGIPVDNQTQNRWNSDLFDCMNDSENAVITFIVPCVTFGQIAEIVDEGATTCAIGGVLYGAIFLTLFPSVYSSLFRAKIRNKYGLPDAPAPDWLTHLFCEPCALCQEYRELKHRGFDPKIGWAMNVQAQQQEMMAPPTGQRMMG
- the LOC106345261 gene encoding protein SLOW GREEN 1, chloroplastic; the protein is MVEWWLTQVNNNPCLIRKSLPPTSLDCEFASPLSSHSYNTLRTMFTSLSVPSSLPSSLSFSLVAVKTPPVAAHIVPRRDLVSLRIRASKNGSPDYLFHEKLKSFAKSAILIGAAVSMTGKLSTLPAKAESPVTTTEELKDENVSSEIEPTSPLTELLESTPEAVKTLRSLLQQKLENGEDEEALKLLERLVTAQPDETEWKFLMARLLGEMGRTENARQVFEEILQRNPLSFEALFENALLMDRSGEGDAVLQRLEDALAVAEAENMVKEIRDVRLIIAQIQFLQKNVDEALRSYEQLTREDPKDFRPYFCRGMIYSLLDKNVEAKEQFAKYRELSPKKFEVEGYLRTPLSKMKLFGSGEDN